One Malania oleifera isolate guangnan ecotype guangnan chromosome 9, ASM2987363v1, whole genome shotgun sequence DNA segment encodes these proteins:
- the LOC131163552 gene encoding uncharacterized protein LOC131163552, with translation MLNGSNFKNWKENVMIVSGCIDLNLALWIERPLALTDTSTSDMKRDLERWECSNRISLMIMKRSVPEAFSGTMSDEDNAKVFLEKLKKRFTKNENAQTNNLLTSLISMTYKEKRSYQGIHYGITSKLKTLKLELSDDLLMHLVLISLPAQYNKFTVSYNTQKDKWTLNELIAHCVQEEEMIK, from the coding sequence ATGCTTAATGGCTCTAACTTTAAGAATTGGAAGGAGAACGTCATGATTGTTTCAGGTTGTATAGATCTAAATCTTGCACTATGGATAGAACGTCCTCTCGCCCTTACGGATACAAGTACCTCTGATATGAAGAGGGACTTGGAAAGGTGGGAGTGTTCAAATCGCATTAGCCTAATGATCATGAAACGCTCTGTTCCAGAAGCATTCAGTGGCACAATGTCCGATGAGGATAATGCTAAGGTATTCCTTGAGAAACTAAAGAAACGTTTTACAAAAAACGAAAATGCTCAAACAAACAACCTTTTGACAAGTCTTATTTCAATGACGTATAAAGAAAAAAGATCATATCAGGGAATACATTATGGAATCACTTCAAAGCTAAAGACACTTAAGTTAGAGTTGTCTGATGACTTGCTCATGCACTTAGTTTTGATTTCCCTTCCTGCACAATACAATAAGTTCACTGTGAGTTATAACACCCAAAAGGATAAGTGGACTTTGAATGAGCTTATTGCTCATTGTGTGCAAGAAGAGGAAATGATTAAGTAA
- the LOC131164369 gene encoding protein NEGATIVE GRAVITROPIC RESPONSE OF ROOTS translates to MKIFGWMQNKLNRNRNTNATAPTYQTNPSSGKEEFKDWPHGLLAIGTFGNTSESVNENHISYPQLAEEDNPSSSEDILEDFTPEEVEKLQSELTKLLSRKPANSSNVEGKVADLPLDEFLNCPSSLGVDRPISNTNAICSEAEDEDEDIERTISVILHRCKGICANSEKKKIRKRSVAFLLKKIFVCANGFGPAPSLRGTLQESRMEKFLRKMLHKKINSPNSSHGASSLPTYMENRQKLNVENEEEKQEKIGDVGHKWVKTDSEYIVLEM, encoded by the exons ATGAAg ATCTTCGGATGGATGCAAAATAAGCTGAATAGGAACAGAAATACCAATGCAACTGCACCTACTT ATCAAACAAACCCCTCAAGTGGGAAGGAAGAATTCAAGGATTGGCCTCACGGGCTATTGGCGATCGGAACTTTCGGAAACACTTCCGAAAGTGTAAATGAAAATCATATCTCATATCCCCAACTTGCCGAAGAGGACAACCCATCTTCATCCGAAGACATCCTCGAGGATTTCACACctgaagaagttgaaaaattacaGAGCGAACTGACGAAGCTCCTATCCCGAAAGCCCGCAAATAGCTCCAACGTGGAAGGAAAAGTCGCAGATCTCCCCCTGGATGAATTTCTCAATTGCCCGTCGAGCTTGGGAGTAGATCGACCAATCAGTAATACAAATGCAATCTGCAGCGAGGCAgaggatgaagatgaagatattGAGAGGACGATTAGCGTAATCCTTCACCGGTGCAAAGGCATTTGTGCAAATAGTGAGAAGAAGAAAATTAGGAAGAGGTCCGTCGCCTTCCTTCTAAAGAAGATTTTTGTGTGCGCAAATGGGTTCGGCCCCGCTCCAAGTTTGAGGGGTACCCTTCAAGAATCGAGAATGGAAAAG TTTTTGAGGAAAATGCTGCACAAGAAAATAAACTCTCCAAATTCTTCTCATGGGGCGTCATCCTTGCCAACATACATGGAGAATAGACAGAAGTTGAATGTAGAAAATGAAGAGGAAAAGCAGGAGAAAATCGGAGATGTTGGACACAAATGGGTGAAGACAGATTCTGAAT ATATTGTTCTGGAGATGTGA